A window from Bacteroidota bacterium encodes these proteins:
- a CDS encoding DUF4412 domain-containing protein encodes MKKTALASLLTLLVMSPLVRAQAPFEGTATWSLSIPQMDDEKHEMTINMKADKVETDLDLGAQGGIKTYLDRANKKVYIVMSAMKSGMVMDMPNDSVIKSKTEDIEVKSTGQKETVAGHIAEEYQIHAKSGEISMWMSADFPQNVRDAFHRAMGAQHQDPAASHAMEQLAAKGLVPVKMVVKNGGEIAAAMELVKLEPKKLDDSVFETPKDIKFSPMPTGMHGMN; translated from the coding sequence ATGAAAAAAACAGCACTTGCCTCGCTCCTAACACTCCTGGTTATGTCCCCATTGGTCCGCGCCCAGGCGCCGTTCGAAGGGACTGCCACATGGTCTCTCTCCATCCCCCAAATGGACGATGAGAAGCATGAGATGACGATCAACATGAAGGCGGACAAGGTCGAGACAGATCTCGATCTTGGCGCGCAAGGTGGGATCAAAACGTATCTCGACCGCGCGAACAAGAAAGTGTACATTGTCATGTCGGCGATGAAATCCGGCATGGTGATGGATATGCCGAACGACTCGGTCATCAAATCGAAGACGGAAGATATCGAAGTGAAGTCGACGGGCCAGAAGGAGACGGTTGCTGGCCACATCGCCGAAGAGTATCAGATCCACGCGAAGTCCGGCGAAATCTCGATGTGGATGAGTGCTGATTTTCCGCAGAATGTTCGCGATGCATTCCATCGCGCAATGGGCGCGCAACACCAGGATCCGGCAGCGAGCCACGCGATGGAGCAACTTGCAGCGAAGGGTCTGGTACCAGTGAAGATGGTCGTCAAGAACGGTGGCGAAATCGCAGCCGCGATGGAGCTCGTGAAGCTGGAGCCGAAGAAGCTCGACGACAGCGTCTTCGAGACTCCGAAAGACATCAAGTTCAGTCCGATGCCAACAGGCATGCACGGGATGAATTGA
- a CDS encoding M28 family peptidase — translation MMRIPLRLSLFASIVFVAGLSSCKKEIPAPPLVTGLVATALPPKPVPAFDAERALRIVDTQVNFGPRVPNSAGHDQEVEWLYSSLQQCTPNVQRQAFTQSGYDAGEELALTNIIASFNPSATWRILIVTHFDSRPFADESPADSSKKQAVPAANDGGSGTAVMLELARVMKDNPPPIGVDLLFDDGEDYGNYKIDDLTHYFLGVKYFVKAKASDYNPRYAILLDMVGDKKALFQPEGHSLQSAPQLVTEIWKTAESLGLSHFKSTPGPTIEDDHLPLIDAGIPSVDLIDGDLVGHASPDADRKYWHTLDDLPYHLSSQTLGEVGRLLLTLFYDRLPRDIPTL, via the coding sequence ATGATGCGCATACCCCTTCGTCTTAGCCTTTTCGCGTCGATCGTTTTTGTCGCGGGTCTCTCATCCTGCAAGAAAGAAATACCGGCTCCGCCGCTTGTCACGGGACTGGTTGCCACGGCACTGCCGCCCAAACCGGTCCCAGCGTTCGATGCGGAGCGCGCGCTTCGGATCGTCGATACCCAGGTGAATTTCGGCCCCCGCGTGCCCAACTCCGCCGGACACGACCAGGAAGTGGAATGGCTCTATAGCTCGCTTCAGCAATGCACGCCGAATGTGCAGCGTCAGGCGTTTACCCAGTCCGGCTATGATGCTGGCGAAGAGCTTGCGCTGACAAATATCATCGCGTCGTTCAACCCGAGTGCGACCTGGCGCATCCTGATCGTCACCCATTTCGATTCCCGCCCGTTTGCCGATGAATCGCCTGCGGATTCGAGCAAGAAGCAAGCGGTCCCTGCCGCAAATGATGGCGGCTCGGGCACGGCCGTCATGCTGGAACTCGCTCGTGTCATGAAGGACAATCCGCCGCCCATCGGGGTCGATCTCCTCTTCGATGATGGCGAGGACTACGGCAACTATAAGATCGACGATCTAACGCACTACTTTCTGGGCGTGAAGTATTTCGTTAAAGCCAAAGCTTCCGATTACAATCCGCGCTATGCGATCTTGCTCGATATGGTCGGCGATAAGAAGGCGCTTTTCCAGCCAGAGGGACATTCGTTGCAGTCCGCGCCGCAACTCGTGACCGAAATTTGGAAGACAGCGGAGAGTCTGGGCCTCTCGCACTTCAAATCCACGCCGGGTCCGACGATCGAGGACGATCATCTTCCGCTGATCGATGCCGGGATTCCCTCCGTCGATCTCATTGATGGCGATTTGGTTGGACATGCTTCGCCGGATGCCGACCGCAAATACTGGCATACGCTCGATGATCTGCCGTACCATCTCTCCAGCCAGACGCTCGGCGAAGTTGGCCGTCTGTTGCTGACATTATTCTACGATCGATTGCCACGGGACATTCCGACGCTGTGA
- the prmA gene encoding 50S ribosomal protein L11 methyltransferase, whose amino-acid sequence MSPVVSPHIALRFRVPIALEDNLQGFMLMQMPLEGIEEADGETCYYVKETEWTPAREQALGLFLTSTPAIRFLGAESIEDRDWSAEWRESVQPERATPQLVITPAWHKAAALAMGAKYLIEIDPKMSFGTGHHETTRLCLRALETIECAGKTVLDLGTGTGVLAIYALMRGATSAIGVDTDRWSIENAEENRGLNDFSPEQLDIRAGTLQDAVGDAEVFDIILANIHRHVLLELAKDIRAHVRPGGFIILSGLLSYDAVEVRAAYERAGFDFLARSEENEWDCLTFQFPIS is encoded by the coding sequence ATGTCACCCGTTGTTTCGCCGCATATAGCTCTTCGATTTCGTGTGCCGATCGCGCTCGAAGATAACCTTCAAGGCTTCATGCTCATGCAGATGCCGCTCGAAGGTATCGAGGAAGCGGATGGAGAGACTTGCTACTACGTCAAAGAGACCGAATGGACGCCCGCACGCGAGCAGGCGCTTGGGCTCTTCCTGACGTCCACGCCGGCGATTCGATTTCTCGGCGCCGAAAGTATCGAGGACCGTGACTGGAGCGCGGAGTGGCGCGAGTCCGTGCAGCCGGAGCGTGCGACGCCGCAACTTGTCATTACTCCAGCCTGGCACAAAGCTGCAGCCCTCGCGATGGGAGCGAAGTACCTGATCGAGATCGATCCCAAAATGAGTTTCGGAACCGGACATCACGAGACGACGCGCTTGTGCCTCCGCGCTCTGGAAACGATCGAATGTGCCGGGAAGACCGTGCTCGATCTCGGTACCGGCACCGGCGTGCTGGCGATTTACGCGCTCATGCGCGGCGCCACGTCTGCCATTGGCGTCGATACCGACCGGTGGTCCATCGAAAATGCCGAGGAGAACCGCGGACTCAATGATTTTTCGCCGGAGCAATTGGACATTCGCGCAGGCACACTCCAGGATGCTGTCGGCGATGCGGAGGTGTTTGATATTATCCTCGCGAACATCCATCGGCATGTTCTGCTCGAACTCGCGAAAGACATCCGAGCGCATGTTCGTCCCGGCGGATTCATAATCTTGTCCGGACTTCTTAGTTATGACGCGGTCGAAGTACGTGCGGCGTACGAGCGTGCCGGTTTCGATTTTCTGGCGCGTTCGGAAGAGAACGAATGGGACTGCTTGACCTTCCAATTTCCAATTTCGTAG
- a CDS encoding MFS transporter — protein MFKNKALLPIAVVIFIDLLGFTIILPLLPFYATSFGASPETIGYLVASYSVCQFFAGPVLGGLSDRFGRRPLLIYSQLGSMAGFILLAFANSLPILFLSRIIDGISGGNVTIASAYIADVTEPKERSGAMAIIGIGFGMGFVVGMPLGGMLAQHYGYAVPAFVAAGFALSSTLLSTFYLKEHHHVRDDSVIFGWHYYTRIFEYLRIPNLRTLLLTFLFFVLPFSLFMSMFSLFAMLKLQFTPEDIGLFMGFVGVLGVLWQGGVIRPLVRKLGELTCLRIGLAAMVVGLLGLAVAQTIPVLASVAVLLSFGTGITRPTISSLITQYAPPTRKGGALGVSSSLESFSRAITPILGGWIIGGLHPNYIGYIGALMAAVAVFFSMRVHYDSRDLAKATP, from the coding sequence TTGTTTAAGAACAAGGCTCTCCTGCCGATCGCGGTCGTCATTTTTATCGACCTGCTCGGCTTCACGATCATCCTTCCTCTGCTGCCGTTTTACGCGACCTCGTTTGGGGCATCGCCGGAAACGATTGGCTATCTCGTTGCGAGCTATTCGGTCTGCCAGTTTTTTGCAGGGCCGGTGCTGGGTGGATTGAGCGACCGCTTTGGGCGGCGACCGTTGCTGATCTACTCGCAGCTTGGCTCGATGGCAGGCTTTATCCTGCTGGCTTTTGCGAACTCGCTGCCGATTCTGTTTCTATCGAGAATCATCGATGGGATTAGTGGTGGCAACGTAACGATTGCCTCGGCTTATATCGCAGACGTCACAGAACCAAAGGAGCGCTCCGGCGCCATGGCGATCATCGGCATCGGGTTTGGGATGGGCTTCGTCGTCGGGATGCCGCTTGGCGGAATGCTGGCGCAGCATTATGGCTATGCAGTCCCGGCGTTTGTGGCAGCGGGATTCGCACTATCAAGCACGCTTCTCAGCACGTTTTATCTGAAGGAGCACCATCATGTTCGTGACGATAGCGTGATTTTCGGCTGGCACTACTACACGAGGATCTTCGAGTACCTTCGCATTCCGAATCTTCGAACGTTGCTCCTCACGTTTCTTTTCTTCGTCCTGCCGTTTTCGCTGTTTATGTCGATGTTCTCATTGTTCGCGATGCTGAAGCTGCAGTTTACTCCGGAGGATATTGGTCTCTTCATGGGATTCGTCGGCGTGCTTGGCGTACTGTGGCAGGGCGGTGTAATCCGACCATTGGTCCGGAAGCTGGGCGAACTGACCTGTCTTCGGATTGGACTTGCAGCAATGGTCGTTGGCTTGCTGGGGCTTGCCGTTGCGCAGACGATACCCGTCTTAGCCAGTGTCGCGGTTTTATTATCCTTTGGAACGGGCATTACGCGGCCCACGATCTCAAGCCTCATCACACAATATGCGCCACCAACACGCAAGGGCGGGGCGCTCGGAGTTTCTTCATCGCTCGAAAGTTTTTCGAGAGCGATCACACCGATCCTGGGTGGCTGGATCATCGGCGGGCTGCATCCGAATTACATTGGTTACATCGGTGCGCTGATGGCGGCTGTTGCGGTATTTTTCTCGATGCGGGTGCATTACGATAGCCGTGATCTGGCGAAGGCTACTCCTTAA
- a CDS encoding T9SS type A sorting domain-containing protein, protein MKRKLLIIASIITLTSFASQRANAQWTELSVPSDAGVTDALSVNGTNLFSGTAYGGFFHSSDNGTSWAEWNGVNKGLPSTSVLAIATIGTHLFAGIGGRADSGGGVFRSSDSGASWTPTGLTNTYVYALAVIGTNLFAATPTIYLSTNYGTSWSAVNNDNDVESFAVSGTNVFAGSSRGVLLSTDSGASWTKVNNGLTDSTVIALAASGTTIYASTGRDVFVSTNEGTRWTSVSSGLSDAYFVYALAASGTNVFAGTENGVFLSTSNGASWVAVGTGLPAAGAPSSHIDVYSLAANNTFLFAGIYEAQVCRRPLSEMITTSAVTEAQTVSSQFQIYPNPTTGQLHIESTSNDIVITDLLGRTCMRAMSGDGTIDVSKLPQGVYSISDGHCRSQFVKE, encoded by the coding sequence ATGAAACGGAAACTCTTGATAATTGCTTCGATTATTACACTTACCTCTTTTGCCTCACAGCGCGCGAACGCTCAATGGACGGAGCTGAGTGTCCCGTCCGATGCAGGGGTTACCGATGCCCTTTCCGTGAACGGGACAAACCTGTTTTCCGGAACCGCTTATGGCGGATTTTTTCACTCAAGCGACAACGGCACAAGCTGGGCCGAGTGGAATGGGGTCAATAAAGGTCTGCCAAGCACATCTGTCCTTGCTATTGCTACAATTGGTACGCATCTCTTTGCAGGGATTGGTGGCCGTGCCGATAGTGGAGGAGGTGTTTTTCGTTCTTCCGACAGCGGCGCAAGCTGGACACCGACGGGCTTGACTAACACTTATGTTTATGCCCTCGCTGTGATCGGCACAAATCTCTTTGCTGCTACCCCAACCATTTATCTCTCAACGAACTACGGGACAAGCTGGTCAGCGGTTAACAACGATAATGATGTAGAATCATTTGCTGTGAGCGGCACGAATGTCTTCGCGGGGTCCAGCAGAGGAGTTCTTCTTTCGACTGACAGCGGCGCAAGCTGGACCAAAGTGAATAATGGCTTAACAGACTCTACTGTCATCGCCCTCGCGGCAAGCGGCACAACCATCTATGCAAGTACCGGTCGGGATGTGTTTGTTTCGACTAACGAAGGCACAAGATGGACTTCGGTCAGCAGTGGCCTAAGTGACGCTTATTTTGTCTATGCGCTTGCTGCAAGCGGCACAAATGTTTTTGCTGGAACTGAAAACGGCGTATTTCTCAGTACAAGCAATGGCGCAAGTTGGGTGGCGGTTGGTACTGGCCTACCTGCCGCTGGTGCCCCAAGCTCACACATTGACGTCTATTCACTTGCTGCGAATAACACATTCCTTTTTGCAGGAATTTACGAAGCTCAAGTTTGTCGAAGGCCGCTATCGGAGATGATCACAACGAGCGCAGTTACCGAGGCACAGACAGTTTCCAGTCAATTCCAAATCTATCCAAATCCCACAACCGGCCAATTGCACATCGAATCCACCTCGAATGACATTGTCATCACGGACTTGCTTGGGCGGACTTGTATGCGTGCTATGTCCGGCGATGGCACTATAGATGTGAGCAAACTTCCGCAAGGAGTTTATTCCATCAGCGATGGTCATTGCCGCTCGCAGTTTGTTAAGGAGTAG